From the genome of Streptomyces sp. JH34:
CCCGCCAGGCCCGTTCGGGTTCGGCGGGAGGCGCAGAATGAAGGTATGAGTGCTCTGCTGCGTCGTACGAAGAAGAAGCCCGCGGACCGGGTGGTGACCCTCGTCGGGAAGCCCGGTTGTCACCTCTGTGACGACGCGCGGCTGGTGGTGAGCGCGGTCTGCGAGGAGACCGGCGCGTCCTGGGTGGAGAAGGACATCACGCGGGACGAGGCGCTGCACCAGGAGTACTGGGAGCAGATCCCGGTGGTCCTGATCGACGGCGAGCAGCACACCTTCTGGCGGGTGGACCCGGCGCGGCTGCGCACGGCCTTGCGTGCGTGAGGGGGCTTCCTCGGCGAATCCCGGTTAACATCGTGGGCGTTTTGAGTGGTCTCGGGGGCGTGGACATGAGGAGTGTGTACGGTCTTGCCCCCTTCGGGCCTGCAACGGGCCGGTGACGTCCCTGGTTCCGGGATCGCGCAGGGAATATGCGTGACCCCGGTCACTTTGACCAGACAAAACGGACACTATCTTTGTGCACGCGTTCACAAAGACATAGCCTGCAGTGGACGGGGCGGTCATAGGACATCCGGCCGCCTGCAGCCCCGCTCATCCCGCAGGAGCACCGTGGCAACTGGCCGAACTCACCGACCGGCGACCCGTAGCCGAGGAATTCCCGAGGCCACCGTCGCCCGACTTCCGCTGTATCTCCGAGCGCTGACGGCGCTCTCCGAGCGCTCGGTCCCGACGGTCTCCTCCGAGGAGCTCGCCGCGGCGGCGGGGGTCAATTCCGCCAAGCTGCGCAAGGACTTCAGCTACCTGGGCTCCTACGGCACGCGTGGTGTCGGGTACGACGTCGAGTATCTCGTCTACCAGATCTCCCGCGAGCTCGGGCTCACCCAGGACTGGCCCGTCGCGATCGTCGGCATCGGTAATCTCGGCGCCGCCCTCGCCAACTACGGCGGGTTCGCCTCGCGTGGTTTCCGGGTCGCGGCCCTGATCGACGCAGATCCCGCGATGGCGGGGACGCCGGTGGCCGGGATCGCGGTGCAGCACACCGACGACCTGGACCGGATCATCAGCGACAACGGTGTGTCCATCGGTGTCATCACCACCCCGCCCGGCGCGGCGCAGCAGGTATGCGACCGGCTCGTCGCCGCGGGTGTCACCTCCATCCTGAACTTCGCGCCGACGGTGCTCTCCGTGCCCGACGGTGTCGACG
Proteins encoded in this window:
- a CDS encoding glutaredoxin family protein, giving the protein MSALLRRTKKKPADRVVTLVGKPGCHLCDDARLVVSAVCEETGASWVEKDITRDEALHQEYWEQIPVVLIDGEQHTFWRVDPARLRTALRA
- a CDS encoding redox-sensing transcriptional repressor Rex, with protein sequence MATGRTHRPATRSRGIPEATVARLPLYLRALTALSERSVPTVSSEELAAAAGVNSAKLRKDFSYLGSYGTRGVGYDVEYLVYQISRELGLTQDWPVAIVGIGNLGAALANYGGFASRGFRVAALIDADPAMAGTPVAGIAVQHTDDLDRIISDNGVSIGVITTPPGAAQQVCDRLVAAGVTSILNFAPTVLSVPDGVDVRKVDLSIELQILAFHEQRKAGEEAAADGRAAVDSDTDEAPPMRATPAGRKGPDGDMPAVMPA